One genomic segment of Chelonia mydas isolate rCheMyd1 chromosome 1, rCheMyd1.pri.v2, whole genome shotgun sequence includes these proteins:
- the LOC119566611 gene encoding spore wall protein 2-like, producing MRRDRYKDTGTQKEIEAVENVNDLEERDTETEEEQDTNKQRESAEETNMKSVSEEETKVKKFDDKPDEAPQQDAKNEEFNQAEKSEESEMGMKEGESEKENQDENPNSEVESGEEEDENEVRKDDDDTSIVSDGDEEEKGNGEESEKSEAQYEAEGDHERKAKAEENHHRRGTEERSQECNFKEEETVGKREEEKRDESVGGKEGKCKEEQSEDTEVEAESEGGEEDEDSEREEEGGDGEGEEEDEEEEEGEEYGEEDEEGEEEGEDEGGEEEGQDEGEEEEGEEEGQDEGEEEEGEGEGQDEGEEEEEEGEGQDEGEEEGEEGEGQDEGEEEGEEGEGQDEGEEEGEEGEGQDEGEGEGEEEGEGEGQDEGEGEEEGEGQDEGEEEGEGEDEGEGEGEDEEGEDEGEDDEGEGEEGEGEDEGEEGEEEENVGEKIKENKHLQRHNKNRKQEKKESAVQSSIQKVRTKQHVVNGLHNSEQFWNNVLPHYLTLK from the coding sequence ATGCGCAGGGATCGTTATAAAGACACAGGAACCCAGAAGGAAATAGAAGCAGTAGAAAACGTGAATGATTTAGAAGAAAGAGATACTGAGACAGAAGAAGAGCAAGATACAAATAAACAAAGAGAGAGTGCAGAAGAGACCAATATGAAAAGCGTGAGTGAAgaggaaacaaaagtgaaaaagtTTGATGATAAACCTGATGAAGCCCCACAGCAAGATGCTAAGAATGAAGAATTTAATCAGGCAGAGAAGAGTGAAGAAAGTGAAATGGGAATGAAAGAGGGTGAAAGTGAAAAGGAGAACCAAGATGAAAACCCTAATAGTGAAGTAGAATCtggagaggaggaagatgaaAATGAGGTTagaaaagatgatgatgataccTCAATAGTAAGTGATGGAGATGAAGAGGAGAAAGGTAATggagaagaaagtgaaaaatCTGAAGCACAGTATGAAGCAGAAGGTGATCATGAGAGAAAGGCAAAGGCTGAAGAGAATCATCACAGAAGAGGCACAGAGGAGAGAAGTCAAGAGTGTAATTTTAAAGAGGAAGAAACAGTGGgcaagagagaagaggagaagagagatgaGTCAGTAGGAGGAAAGGAGGGTAAATGTAAGGAGGAGCAGAGTGAAGACACAGAAGTGGAGGCTGAGAGTGAGGGTGGAGAGGAGGATGAAGACAGTgaaagggaggaagagggaggtgatggggagggagaggaggaggatgaggaagaggaggagggggaggagtatggggaggaggatgaggagggggaggaggagggggaagatgaggggggggaggaggaggggcaagatgagggggaagaggaggagggggaggaggaggggcaagatgagggggaagaggaggagggggagggggaggggcaagatgagggggaagaggaggaggaggagggggaggggcaagatgagggggaagaggagggggaggagggggaggggcaagatgagggggaagaggagggggaggagggggaggggcaagatgagggggaagaggagggggaggagggggaggggcaagatgagggggagggggaaggggaggaggagggggagggggaggggcaagatgagggggagggggaggaggagggggaggggcaagatgagggggaggaggagggggaaggggaggacgagggggagggggagggggaagatgaaGAGGGGGAGGATGAGGGGGAAGatgatgagggggagggggaggaaggagagggagaagatgagggggaagaaggggaggaagaggagaatgttggagaaaaaatcaaagaaaataagCATCTGCAAAGGCATAATAAAAACAGAAAGCAGGAGAAGAAAGAAAGTGCTGTACAGAGCTCTATACAGAAAGTAAGGACTAAACAACATGTAGTGAATGGATTACACAATTCAGAACAATTTTGGAACAATGTGCTACCTCATTATTTGACACTAAAATAG